AGGGCAAAAATAGATGAAAAAGTTCAGTCTCAAAGGGAAATTCAATGTAAAACGCACAGGTTATCTGTTTGGAGTATTGACACTGACGGTCCTGGCAGCCTCGATGCCGACTTACGCGGCGGGAGCTGAACCGAATATCGTGGTGGGCGCGCAAAAACTGATGCAGGATGCGCTGAAATGGGTGTTAATCCTGGTCCCCGTCTCAGCCACGCTCATGATCGGGTTTCACGGCTGGATGAAATCGATGGCGGACGGCGACCCGGGAGCCATTGCCGACCGAAACCGGAAAATGAAAAACGTAGCAGTCGGCGCAGCAATTGCAGAGTGCGCCAGTGGGTTGGTAACGGTCTTGCTGACATACTTTCCCTCTGGTTCCTAATGAACACGGCGGGCCGGGGAGTTTTCCCCGGCTCTTCAATTCCAAGCAAAAGGGTGGGAAGTTAATGAACGATTGGATTACAAAGCTCATTACGGATGCCGTAGTCAATTATTTTAAGGAGCTGGCGCAAGACGCGATCAACCTTTTTCTAAGCTTTTTAACGGCGGTAAATGGGATTGCCATCAAAGTGCTTGATCTACCTGTGGTGGGTTCGGCCATTTTATACGCGCAAATCCTTGCAGGGAGTGTGCTGGCGGCCAAAGTTGCCTATGAAGCCTGGATGACCTACATCATGCGGTTAGATGGGGATCCCGACGCGGATCCGGCAGGCTTACTCTTTCGAACGACACAAGCCGCCGCGCTGATCGCAGGCGTCCCTTGGCTCGTGACGTGGATTTTTCAGCTCGGCAATACCATTACCGGCGATATTGCCGCGCTGCCTGGCGTGGATCTGCAAGGCGCAGGCACTCAGTTTCAGAACGCGTTTACCACCGCCTTGCAAGCCAATAACTTTGTGTTGTTTGTGGCTTTAGGGGCCCTGGTGGGAGCGGCGTTCTTCCTGATCATCGTCATTCAGGCTTTTATCCGGGCCGCGGAGCTGGCCGTCATTGCGGTCAGTGGGCCGTTTATGGCCTTAGGTGCGACGAATCCGAACAGTCAGCTATTCGGCAGCTGGTGGCGTGAACTGCTTAATGTGTGCCTGGCTCAGGCCATACAAATGTTTTTGATCAAAGTTAGCTTTTTCGCGTTATTAAACGGCAGTTTTGACAATATTCCGATGCTGAATTTATTTCTCTTTTGCGGCTGCCTATGGGTCACGTACAAATCCCCGTCGATTCTGAAGCAATATATCTACTCAACCGGCGTTGGCAGGGCCGCAGCTGGCGCGGTACGGTCCGCCAGCTCGATGGTCATCATGCGCAAAATCTTTACGCGAGGGGTTTAAAAATGGCCAATTACATCGTGCCTAAGAACGTGAAAAGTCGGTTTGAGTTTGTCACGGGTTTTGGCTGGCGCGAGCTCTTTATTATGCTTGCGGGCGTTTGCATCGGGCTGATCGCGGGCGGGTTCGTGTTCGTCCTCATGCAGAGTGTGTTTTCGATTGGCTTAATTGGGCTTGGCGGCGGGATCGGCTTCTTTATCGGCCGAACCGATCCTAGAACGGGCAAAAACGCGCTCGATCTGTTGCGGGATTTCCGGCATTATCAGTCCAAACCAAGGCGATATCTGTATATTTTCGGATCCGGGAGGCGGTAAGGATGAAAGGGTTTAAACGGCTCTCAGGCGCCTCTAAAACGTCGCTCTCCACGCAGGCCTGGTTTCCAATCCAGGACATTCATGGCGGGCTTATACACCGTAAAGACGGCGCGCATGTGGCCGCTATTCGGGTAACGCCGGTCAACATTTTTCTACTCACGGAAATGGAACGGATTCGGAAGATTAAGCTCCTGGAAGAAGTCCTAAACGGCATTGAAATGCGCTATCAAATCATGTCGATTGCCCGTCCTGTGGATCTGGATGCCTTCATTCACCGGCTGAGTGAGAGGAAACAGAATGAAATGAACCGGATAAAAGCGCGGCTGCTGACGGATTACATGGCTCAGGCGGCAGCCATGTCGATGAACGGCAAAGCGCTGGAACGCGAGTTTTATGTGCTCATTGACCGGCAGAACACGAATAGGAAAAACAATATGGATCAGCAGATGGTCTACGAAAGGGTCCGGGAGCTCGCCAGCCTGCTGAATGATGCGGAACTCCCCAGCCATGTTTGCAGCGATGACGAGCTAAGGGAACTGCTCTTTATTTTCTGCAATCACAGTCACGCGGCCTACGAGCGTTCACCCCAAAGCAATATCGGGCTTTCACCCATCTACCGGAGGGATGCAGAGGATGGAAAAAGCATTGCCTTTACCTAAAACGAAGACCAGTCCGCTCAGGCGAAAAACACAAGGGACGTTGTCTCCGGAGTTCGCGGGGCTCCTCGATCTGATTAGCCCCACGGCCATTCACTTTAACACCAAATCGATTCAAAACGGGGAAACGTATCAGCGGGTTATTGTCATTACAGACTACCCCGCCCGGGTAGGGGATGCGTGGCTTTCCCGGATCTCGACGCTTCCGGATGTGGTGGTATCGATCCACGCCACGCCGACAGACCCGTATAGGCTCGTGCAGCACATCAACGTGACGATGGGGGAGTTATCCGCCAAGCTGCAAACCGGGGGTAATCCGGCGGTCATCCAGCGCACCGAGCAGCAGTACGAAGACGCCAAACACCTGCTGAGAAAGATTGATAATGAGCAGCAAAAAGTGTGTTATCTGACGGTTGTGTTGCTCATTAATGCGGAAGATGCCGACGAGCTGCAGCAGCGCACGAAACAAGTCGAATCGATCATCGCCGCCGCAAGCATGCGCGGCAGGGTGCCGATGTTTAACCAGGAAGAAGGCTTGAAGGCCGTTGGCCCTTGGCGGGTGTTACCTGCCGAAATGGAGCACCTTGGTGCGCGGAATATGCCGATTGAAACGATCGCCGCCGCTTACCCGTTTGTGTACTCCGGACTGAATGACGGAAAAGGCATCCTGCTCGGTACGGATAAATCCGGCGGCATTGTGCTGGTCGACTTCTGGCAGCGGGATGCGAGCCGAACAAACACCAATATGACCGTCATGGGCCGTCCAGGCGTGGGAAAATCGACGGCGGTCAAAAAGATTCTGCTGAATGAATTTGCGCAAGGAACGAAGATCATCATTCTGGATCCGGAACGAGAATATCGGGATTTATGTCAGAATGTCGGGGGGGACTGGATTGATTGCGGCGGGGCAAGCAAAGGACGCATTAACCCCCTGCAGGTCCGCGCGGTGCCACTCGATGATGAGGACGACGAGGACATGTATACGCAGGCGGGCAACCGCGGGCCGCTCGCGTTCCACTTTCAGACGCTCCGAACGTTTTTTCGGCTGTATCTGAAAGAATTGAGCCAGATGGAAGAAGGGTTTCTCGAAATCGCCTTGGAGCACGTTTACAGCCAGAAGGGGATTACGTGGGAAACAGAACCAGCCAGCATCCCGAACAGCCAGTGGCCGACGATGACGGATCTGTACGATCACCTTGTCGAGCGGGCACAGCAACAAGAAGAACCGGAATGGCGGCTCTTAGCAACACGGCTCCGTTCGGCAGCCATTGGGGCAGATCAAGCGCTCTGGTCCGGCGAAACGACGATTCAAGCCGATTCGGATTTTATTGTGCTCGATATCCACCAGCTGCTGGAATCCAACGAGGAAATACGCCGCTCTCAATTCTTTAATGTGCTTGGCTGGGCATGGAATAAAATTGCCGAAGACCGTACGCAAAAGGTGATTTTGGCCGTGGATGAAGCTTATCTGCTGGTGGATCCGGAAACGCCGCAAGCGCTGCAGTTCCTTCGGAATACATCCAAGCGGATACGGAAATACGAAGGCGGGCTGATGGTCATCACGCATAACATGGTGGATTTTATGGATCCTAGCGTGCAGCGGTACGGTCAGGCGCTCATTGATAACCCGGTATATAAACTCATCATGGGGCAAGGGGATAAAGACATTGAAGCCCTGGCAAAACT
The nucleotide sequence above comes from Paenibacillus humicola. Encoded proteins:
- a CDS encoding conjugal transfer protein TrbL family protein, which encodes MNDWITKLITDAVVNYFKELAQDAINLFLSFLTAVNGIAIKVLDLPVVGSAILYAQILAGSVLAAKVAYEAWMTYIMRLDGDPDADPAGLLFRTTQAAALIAGVPWLVTWIFQLGNTITGDIAALPGVDLQGAGTQFQNAFTTALQANNFVLFVALGALVGAAFFLIIVIQAFIRAAELAVIAVSGPFMALGATNPNSQLFGSWWRELLNVCLAQAIQMFLIKVSFFALLNGSFDNIPMLNLFLFCGCLWVTYKSPSILKQYIYSTGVGRAAAGAVRSASSMVIMRKIFTRGV
- a CDS encoding PrgI family protein, coding for MANYIVPKNVKSRFEFVTGFGWRELFIMLAGVCIGLIAGGFVFVLMQSVFSIGLIGLGGGIGFFIGRTDPRTGKNALDLLRDFRHYQSKPRRYLYIFGSGRR
- a CDS encoding VirB4 family type IV secretion system protein, producing the protein MEKALPLPKTKTSPLRRKTQGTLSPEFAGLLDLISPTAIHFNTKSIQNGETYQRVIVITDYPARVGDAWLSRISTLPDVVVSIHATPTDPYRLVQHINVTMGELSAKLQTGGNPAVIQRTEQQYEDAKHLLRKIDNEQQKVCYLTVVLLINAEDADELQQRTKQVESIIAAASMRGRVPMFNQEEGLKAVGPWRVLPAEMEHLGARNMPIETIAAAYPFVYSGLNDGKGILLGTDKSGGIVLVDFWQRDASRTNTNMTVMGRPGVGKSTAVKKILLNEFAQGTKIIILDPEREYRDLCQNVGGDWIDCGGASKGRINPLQVRAVPLDDEDDEDMYTQAGNRGPLAFHFQTLRTFFRLYLKELSQMEEGFLEIALEHVYSQKGITWETEPASIPNSQWPTMTDLYDHLVERAQQQEEPEWRLLATRLRSAAIGADQALWSGETTIQADSDFIVLDIHQLLESNEEIRRSQFFNVLGWAWNKIAEDRTQKVILAVDEAYLLVDPETPQALQFLRNTSKRIRKYEGGLMVITHNMVDFMDPSVQRYGQALIDNPVYKLIMGQGDKDIEALAKLMSLSEKEIQTLAAGKRGEALFVAGDRRLHLKVEPSPFEIEMFGKGGGR